From the bacterium genome, one window contains:
- a CDS encoding glycosyltransferase family 4 protein, with the protein MTPYRVAYLVSHPIQYQAPLLRRLAAHPEVALHVYYMDDQGARLHHDAEFGVAFQWDVPLLDGYRWTVLHNRSPWPRADHFARFVHPEIVATLGRERYDALIVHGYAHATDWLAFFGARRSGTPILLRGESTLLGRRSGWAAGAKRWALRGLLRRVEAALAIGRLNREFYRAQGVPDARIFSVPYAVDNETFGVEADRWRPLRRELRGELGLPPDLPVVLYVGKLIGRKRPLDLLDAYARVVGEHPAALVFLGEGAERPRLEAEIARRKLSGVSITGFVNQGEIGRYYAAADVLVLPSSHEPWGLVLNEAMCFGLPVIASDAVGAAPDLVRVGENGFVYSVGDVPALADALRRLLADPGARARMGARSRDIVRTFSYDADIQGILEALHRVAARRRPGVAS; encoded by the coding sequence TTGACGCCGTATCGAGTCGCCTACCTCGTTTCCCATCCGATTCAGTACCAGGCGCCGCTGCTGCGGCGCCTGGCCGCGCACCCCGAGGTCGCGCTGCACGTATACTACATGGACGATCAGGGCGCCCGGCTCCACCACGACGCGGAGTTCGGCGTCGCGTTTCAGTGGGACGTTCCGCTGCTGGACGGCTACCGTTGGACCGTCCTTCACAACCGCTCGCCGTGGCCGCGGGCGGATCATTTCGCCCGGTTCGTGCACCCGGAAATTGTCGCGACGCTCGGGCGCGAACGCTACGACGCGCTCATCGTGCACGGATACGCGCACGCCACGGACTGGCTGGCGTTCTTCGGCGCGCGCCGGAGCGGCACGCCGATCCTGCTGCGCGGGGAATCGACCCTGCTCGGACGGCGGAGCGGCTGGGCCGCCGGGGCGAAGCGGTGGGCGCTCCGCGGCCTCCTGCGGCGCGTCGAGGCCGCGCTGGCGATCGGGCGTCTCAACCGCGAGTTCTACCGGGCGCAGGGCGTACCCGACGCCCGGATTTTCTCCGTCCCGTACGCCGTCGACAACGAGACCTTCGGCGTCGAGGCCGACCGGTGGCGGCCCCTGCGGCGCGAGCTGCGGGGGGAGCTCGGCCTCCCGCCGGATCTGCCGGTGGTGCTGTACGTCGGCAAGCTCATCGGGCGCAAGCGGCCGCTAGACCTGCTAGACGCGTACGCTCGGGTGGTGGGGGAGCACCCGGCGGCTCTCGTGTTTCTCGGGGAAGGGGCCGAACGTCCGCGCCTCGAGGCGGAGATCGCGCGGCGCAAGCTTTCCGGTGTGTCCATTACGGGATTCGTGAACCAGGGCGAGATCGGCCGGTACTATGCCGCCGCCGACGTCTTGGTGCTTCCCAGCAGTCACGAGCCGTGGGGACTCGTGTTGAACGAGGCGATGTGCTTCGGCCTGCCGGTCATTGCGAGCGACGCCGTCGGGGCCGCCCCCGACCTCGTGCGCGTTGGGGAGAACGGGTTTGTCTACTCAGTAGGCGACGTGCCCGCGCTCGCGGACGCGTTGCGGCGCCTCTTGGCCGATCCCGGCGCGCGCGCCCGGATGGGCGCGCGGTCGCGCGACATTGTCCGGACCTTCTCGTACGACGCGGACATCCAAGGGATCCTCGAAGCCCTCCATCGCGTCGCCGCCCGGCGCCGCCCGGGAGTGGCCTCGTGA
- a CDS encoding glycosyltransferase, whose product MKRVLLVDTTLYAPMSPFFVQPAAELGYDALFVDEAPYLRPLETSLVHKVAYRLLHRRPALRWRLNRTLVAAARRFRPELVVAVKGAYIMPATLRRIKEETGAVLVNYATDDPFNGANATPDLLHGISAYDVYACTKRAIMDDVKRAGGRIVVHTMFGYNPSVHFPEAPANDAEAQRFQSDVAFVGGADPDRFADLEPLLADVDLSPAFYGGYWSRDPRFGRHARGFAVGRDYRLALGGARIVLCLVRRANRDGHAMRSFEIPACGAFMLAERTDEHLAVFREDVEAAFFESREEMIDKIRYYLAHDDARRRIARAGCTRVIAGGHTYRDRLREIVRTAEDVRS is encoded by the coding sequence ATGAAGCGAGTGCTGCTCGTCGATACGACCCTTTACGCGCCGATGTCCCCTTTCTTCGTTCAGCCCGCCGCGGAACTCGGGTACGACGCGCTCTTCGTCGATGAGGCGCCGTATCTCCGGCCGCTCGAGACGTCACTCGTCCACAAAGTCGCCTACCGCCTGCTGCACCGCCGGCCCGCGCTGCGCTGGCGCCTCAATCGGACACTCGTAGCAGCCGCGCGGCGGTTCCGGCCGGAACTCGTCGTCGCCGTCAAAGGCGCCTATATTATGCCTGCAACCCTCCGGCGGATCAAGGAAGAGACCGGCGCCGTGCTGGTCAATTACGCGACCGACGACCCGTTCAACGGCGCCAACGCCACTCCGGATCTCCTGCACGGGATTTCGGCCTACGACGTCTACGCCTGTACGAAGCGCGCGATCATGGACGACGTGAAGCGCGCCGGCGGCCGCATCGTCGTCCACACGATGTTCGGGTACAATCCGTCGGTGCATTTTCCCGAAGCGCCCGCGAACGACGCGGAGGCCCAGCGGTTCCAAAGCGACGTAGCGTTCGTCGGCGGCGCGGACCCCGATCGCTTCGCGGATCTCGAGCCCCTCCTCGCCGACGTCGACCTGTCGCCGGCGTTTTACGGCGGATACTGGTCCCGCGATCCACGCTTTGGCCGCCATGCCCGCGGATTCGCCGTCGGGCGCGACTACCGCCTCGCGCTCGGCGGCGCCAGGATCGTGCTCTGTCTGGTGCGGCGCGCCAATCGAGACGGACATGCCATGCGCAGCTTCGAGATTCCCGCGTGCGGCGCGTTCATGCTGGCCGAGCGCACCGACGAACATCTCGCGGTGTTTCGCGAGGACGTGGAGGCGGCCTTCTTCGAGTCGCGGGAGGAAATGATCGACAAGATCCGCTACTATCTGGCGCATGACGACGCGCGGCGGCGCATCGCCCGAGCGGGTTGCACGCGCGTCATCGCCGGCGGGCACACGTATCGCGACCGCCTGCGCGAGATCGTGCGGACGGCGGAGGACGTCCGGTCCTAA
- the asnB gene encoding asparagine synthase (glutamine-hydrolyzing) encodes MCGICGIYAVPSADPTRLRAATARMTAALAHRGPDDEGVWADAAGRLTLGNRRLAIIDVSPAGHQPMIDPGGRVALTYNGMIYNYRELRRDLAASGYPFRGHSDTEVILALYLRDGVEMCRRLRGMFALALWDARSHTLLLARDRLGIKPLYYAHDADRWIFASELRALRASGVISARPDPSALAAFLRLGSVPGPMSVLEGVHELPPATTLTVDGAGRGALDRYWEIPAPRSEKRNVDDTIAELRTRLSDSVSRHLISDVPFGVFLSGGVDSGAIVAMMRDAGHERIRTFSITFPESDMDEGPEAARLAARYGTDHTAYEVQGAAVAADLDAVIAAMDQPTIDGLNTYYVSRVARGSGTTVALSGLGGDELFCGYPSFRQAPRLLALHHVAERLGPVRPVLATVLSTLPPLRSDKVREGLMQAATMQTAYLAVRSLFSGAELMKLLAPGSLRDAAQSLDAAAALGALVPVLPAEPVAATAMLELRGYMHNQLLRDTDVMSMAHGLEVRVPFLDHPLVEFAAGLPDGVRANGHPPKWLLRRALRDRLSPDAGHRKRGFSFPMAEWLRGPLRPRVEQALRDGSGLFRPEAVAALHARVDEGRTHWSRLWAAVVLVLWLRAAGGLEMP; translated from the coding sequence ATGTGCGGGATTTGCGGAATCTACGCCGTACCGTCCGCCGACCCGACTCGGCTGCGGGCGGCGACCGCCCGAATGACAGCCGCCCTCGCGCATCGGGGGCCCGATGACGAAGGAGTTTGGGCCGACGCGGCGGGACGGCTGACCCTCGGCAATCGCCGGCTCGCGATCATCGACGTTTCTCCCGCGGGTCACCAGCCCATGATCGATCCCGGCGGCCGCGTCGCCCTGACCTATAACGGCATGATCTACAATTATCGGGAGCTGCGCCGGGACCTCGCCGCCTCGGGCTATCCCTTCCGCGGGCATTCCGACACCGAAGTCATCCTGGCCCTTTACCTGCGGGACGGCGTGGAGATGTGCCGGCGGCTGCGGGGGATGTTCGCGTTGGCGCTGTGGGACGCGCGTTCTCACACGCTCCTGCTCGCCCGCGATCGGCTCGGCATCAAGCCCCTGTACTACGCGCACGACGCGGATCGATGGATCTTCGCCTCGGAGCTGCGGGCGCTCCGGGCGTCCGGCGTCATATCCGCGCGGCCGGACCCCTCGGCGCTCGCCGCGTTTCTGCGCCTCGGGTCCGTGCCCGGTCCCATGTCGGTGTTGGAGGGCGTCCACGAGCTGCCGCCCGCCACCACGCTCACAGTCGACGGAGCCGGCCGGGGAGCGCTCGACCGCTATTGGGAGATTCCTGCGCCGCGCTCGGAGAAACGGAACGTGGACGACACCATCGCCGAGCTTCGTACGCGTTTGAGCGACTCGGTGAGCCGCCACCTCATCAGCGACGTCCCGTTCGGGGTCTTCTTGAGCGGTGGTGTGGATTCCGGCGCCATCGTCGCGATGATGCGGGACGCGGGACACGAGCGGATCCGTACGTTCTCGATCACCTTCCCGGAATCCGACATGGACGAAGGCCCCGAGGCCGCCCGCCTGGCCGCCCGCTACGGCACCGACCACACGGCGTACGAGGTGCAGGGCGCAGCCGTCGCCGCGGACCTCGATGCGGTGATCGCAGCGATGGACCAGCCGACGATTGACGGTCTGAACACGTATTACGTCTCCCGCGTGGCACGGGGGTCCGGCACGACCGTGGCACTGTCGGGCCTCGGCGGAGACGAGCTGTTCTGCGGATATCCGTCGTTCAGGCAGGCGCCCCGGCTGCTTGCCCTGCATCATGTCGCAGAACGGCTCGGGCCGGTCCGGCCGGTGCTGGCGACGGTCCTGTCGACTCTGCCGCCGCTGCGGTCCGATAAGGTGCGGGAAGGGTTGATGCAGGCGGCCACGATGCAGACGGCCTACCTCGCCGTTCGGAGCCTGTTCAGCGGCGCCGAGCTCATGAAGCTGCTGGCGCCCGGGTCGCTTCGCGACGCCGCGCAGAGCCTGGACGCGGCGGCCGCGCTCGGCGCCCTGGTCCCGGTGCTTCCCGCGGAACCGGTGGCGGCGACGGCGATGCTGGAACTGCGCGGGTATATGCATAATCAGCTGCTAAGGGACACCGACGTGATGAGCATGGCGCACGGTCTCGAGGTCCGTGTGCCGTTCCTCGATCATCCGCTCGTCGAGTTCGCGGCCGGACTGCCTGACGGCGTGCGCGCGAACGGCCATCCTCCCAAATGGCTTCTCCGGCGGGCGCTCCGCGACCGTCTGTCCCCCGACGCCGGGCACCGGAAGCGCGGTTTCAGCTTTCCCATGGCGGAATGGTTGCGCGGTCCGCTCAGGCCGCGGGTCGAGCAGGCGCTGCGGGACGGCTCGGGTCTGTTTCGGCCCGAGGCCGTGGCGGCTCTGCACGCTCGAGTAGACGAGGGACGGACACACTGGTCGCGCCTCTGGGCCGCCGTGGTCCTCGTCCTGTGGCTTCGCGCCGCCGGTGGGTTGGAGATGCCGTGA
- a CDS encoding transaldolase, whose product MNRLENLRVKIFADGADLTGIVQLYANPIIKGFTTNPTLMRQAGVDDYEGFARTVLAAVPDRPVSFEVFADEFPEMIRQAKTIASWGRNVFVKIPVTNTRGEFSGGVIRELSRAGVPINVTALLTATQVRRVADCLDPETPAIVSVFAGRIADTGVDPVPIMREAVAAMAARPRAELLWASPRELLNIFQADEIGCHIITATSGVLSKLGLVGRDLEEYSLHTVKMFHGDAAAAGYSIVTVSARVG is encoded by the coding sequence ATGAACCGGCTGGAGAATCTTCGCGTCAAGATCTTCGCGGACGGCGCCGACCTGACGGGCATCGTCCAGCTCTACGCCAATCCTATCATCAAGGGATTTACGACGAATCCCACGTTGATGCGGCAGGCGGGGGTGGACGACTACGAAGGGTTCGCCCGTACGGTGCTGGCGGCGGTGCCCGACCGTCCGGTGTCGTTCGAGGTCTTCGCCGACGAATTTCCCGAGATGATCCGCCAGGCGAAGACGATCGCCTCTTGGGGCCGGAACGTGTTCGTGAAGATACCGGTAACCAATACGCGCGGGGAATTCAGCGGCGGGGTCATTCGCGAACTCTCCCGGGCCGGCGTGCCCATCAACGTGACGGCGCTTCTCACCGCGACGCAGGTCCGCCGCGTCGCGGACTGCCTCGACCCGGAGACGCCGGCGATCGTATCCGTCTTCGCCGGCCGCATCGCGGATACCGGCGTCGACCCGGTGCCGATCATGCGCGAGGCGGTGGCGGCGATGGCGGCGCGGCCGCGCGCCGAGCTCTTGTGGGCGAGCCCCCGGGAATTGCTCAACATCTTCCAGGCGGATGAAATCGGATGTCATATCATCACCGCGACCAGCGGCGTGCTGAGCAAGCTGGGGCTGGTGGGGCGCGATCTTGAGGAATACTCGCTGCATACGGTCAAGATGTTCCACGGCGACGCCGCCGCCGCGGGATACTCCATCGTCACTGTATCCGCACGCGTCGGATAG
- a CDS encoding HAD family hydrolase — protein sequence MSGAAPGRAAVFLDRDGVLTHGEERDGKSYAPRRLEDFRLLPGVREAVERLRAAGFLAVVVTNQPDIANGLVDPGVVEAMHQRLRAWLPLDAVEMCPHADEQDCDCRKPKPGLLLASARRLNIDLGRSVMVGDRWKDIEAGRRAGCRTVFVDRGYSEPKAEAPDLIVASLPAAVDWILARGTTS from the coding sequence GTGAGCGGGGCCGCCCCGGGCCGGGCCGCGGTGTTTCTGGATCGCGACGGCGTGCTCACCCATGGCGAAGAGCGGGACGGGAAATCCTACGCCCCCCGGCGTTTGGAAGATTTCCGTCTGCTCCCCGGCGTCCGGGAAGCGGTGGAGCGCCTCCGCGCGGCGGGATTTCTGGCGGTCGTCGTGACCAACCAGCCCGACATCGCGAACGGGCTCGTTGACCCCGGCGTGGTCGAGGCGATGCACCAGCGGCTTCGCGCCTGGCTGCCGCTCGATGCCGTTGAAATGTGTCCGCACGCGGACGAGCAGGATTGTGACTGCCGCAAGCCAAAGCCTGGTCTGCTGTTGGCGTCCGCGCGCCGGTTGAATATCGATCTCGGCCGGAGCGTGATGGTGGGTGACCGGTGGAAAGACATCGAGGCCGGCCGCCGCGCCGGGTGCCGTACCGTGTTTGTCGACCGCGGGTACAGCGAACCGAAGGCCGAGGCCCCCGATCTGATCGTCGCGTCGCTTCCTGCCGCCGTGGACTGGATCCTGGCGAGGGGGACAACGTCATGA
- a CDS encoding galactokinase gives MILARAPMRIPLGGGGTDLPSYYSQFGGFILSAAINKYVYIAVNRPAADDFIRVKYSRYEQVTSVDDVQHDLVKPALRLLGLSGSLEITSMADVPAGTGLGSSGAYAVALLTALHELKREKIPTQALAEQACHIEMNLAGHPVGKHDHYLAALGGVSCLEIGRDGHVKASLLDIAVGTEEEFRDSVLLFYTGIVRSSDDILADQKKHTEEGNAAVLESLHRTKEIGYRIRDALAGGDIERFGLLLDEHWQTKKRRSRMITDPRIDEWYDLAKRQGALGGKVMGAGGGGFLMLVCPKSYKAGLRRALADAGLREMHYDFDFEGAKVVVNF, from the coding sequence ATGATTCTGGCCCGCGCGCCGATGCGCATACCGCTGGGGGGTGGTGGAACCGATCTGCCGTCGTATTACTCGCAATTCGGAGGATTTATCCTCAGCGCCGCCATCAACAAGTACGTCTATATCGCCGTCAACCGCCCGGCGGCGGACGACTTCATCCGCGTCAAGTACTCCCGCTACGAGCAGGTCACCTCGGTCGACGACGTGCAGCACGACCTCGTGAAGCCCGCGTTGAGGCTGCTCGGTTTGTCCGGTAGTCTCGAGATCACGTCGATGGCGGACGTGCCGGCCGGCACCGGGCTGGGTTCGTCCGGTGCCTACGCCGTGGCATTGCTCACCGCGCTGCACGAGCTGAAACGCGAGAAGATCCCGACCCAGGCGCTGGCCGAACAGGCCTGCCACATCGAGATGAATCTGGCCGGCCATCCGGTCGGGAAGCACGACCACTATCTCGCGGCCCTCGGGGGCGTCTCGTGCCTGGAGATCGGTCGGGACGGCCACGTGAAAGCCAGCCTGCTCGACATCGCTGTGGGGACGGAGGAGGAGTTTCGCGACAGCGTGCTGCTCTTCTACACCGGGATCGTCCGGTCGAGCGACGACATTCTCGCCGACCAGAAAAAGCACACCGAGGAAGGGAACGCCGCCGTCCTGGAGAGCCTCCACCGCACGAAGGAGATCGGCTACCGCATCCGGGACGCGCTGGCGGGCGGTGACATCGAGCGATTCGGCCTGCTCCTCGACGAGCACTGGCAGACGAAGAAGCGCCGGTCGCGAATGATCACCGACCCCCGCATCGACGAGTGGTACGATCTGGCAAAGCGGCAGGGCGCCCTGGGCGGGAAGGTGATGGGCGCCGGCGGCGGCGGCTTCCTCATGCTGGTTTGTCCCAAGAGCTACAAGGCCGGGCTGCGCCGGGCGCTGGCAGACGCGGGCCTGCGGGAGATGCACTACGATTTCGACTTCGAGGGCGCGAAAGTCGTCGTCAATTTCTGA
- a CDS encoding FkbM family methyltransferase translates to MIPIEFDLGDPVQFVMVRSGQFDLGTASVICALLVQGDTYVDIGANWGYFACIASRVVGVSGLVLAVEPNRDAFRHLQETVHRNRLVNVLSANVAAYEEVGRRVSLRRPFYRQTTSSVVCETNRSGPCDIVTSTVDYLRNKIGGGSVRLLKVDVEGAELAVLKGAHELLGDLRPWVILEVSSYTVRFGHSPREVYDFMRTFGYDRAYLISDEPHSSGLAGSAGGPTEGQILFQPPTTELPRILDRSFSR, encoded by the coding sequence ATGATACCGATCGAGTTCGATCTCGGCGACCCCGTACAGTTTGTCATGGTCAGGAGCGGCCAGTTTGATTTGGGCACCGCCTCGGTCATCTGTGCGCTGCTTGTTCAGGGAGATACCTACGTCGACATAGGCGCGAACTGGGGTTATTTCGCCTGCATCGCCTCGCGCGTCGTCGGTGTCTCGGGGTTGGTGCTCGCGGTCGAGCCGAACCGCGACGCCTTTCGCCATCTCCAGGAGACCGTGCATCGCAATCGCCTCGTGAACGTGCTTAGCGCAAACGTGGCGGCATACGAGGAGGTCGGCCGCCGCGTTTCGCTGCGCCGGCCGTTCTATCGACAGACAACAAGCTCCGTCGTCTGCGAGACGAACAGAAGCGGACCGTGCGACATTGTCACCAGCACGGTCGACTATCTGCGCAACAAGATTGGAGGAGGCTCCGTGCGATTGCTCAAGGTGGATGTCGAAGGGGCGGAGCTGGCTGTTCTCAAGGGCGCCCACGAACTGCTTGGCGACCTGCGGCCGTGGGTTATCTTGGAGGTGTCCTCCTACACCGTTAGGTTCGGCCACTCGCCACGAGAGGTGTACGATTTCATGCGAACCTTTGGGTACGATCGCGCCTACCTTATCAGCGACGAGCCACACAGCTCGGGGTTGGCGGGGTCGGCGGGCGGCCCGACCGAGGGGCAGATTCTATTTCAACCGCCGACAACGGAACTGCCGCGAATTCTTGACCGGTCGTTTTCTCGATAG
- a CDS encoding SIS domain-containing protein, whose amino-acid sequence MSFVQRYLAETRRILEDIDADAIERAVALLADTRARGGRLFVLGVGGSAANASHAVNDFRKIAAFEAYAPTDNVSELTARVNDDGWETVFEQWLRTSRLRPNDLLLVFSVGGGDSEHNVSPNLVRALAYAKQVGTRIIGVVGRRGGYTAQVADACVIVPTVNPEHVTPHTETFHAVVWHLMVAHPALQSAKNKWESLL is encoded by the coding sequence ATGAGCTTCGTGCAGCGGTACCTGGCCGAAACGCGGCGCATCCTGGAAGACATCGACGCCGACGCGATCGAGCGTGCCGTCGCGCTGCTGGCCGACACGCGCGCCCGGGGAGGACGCCTGTTCGTCCTCGGGGTCGGCGGCAGCGCGGCGAACGCCTCGCACGCGGTCAACGACTTCCGAAAGATCGCAGCCTTCGAGGCCTACGCCCCAACGGACAACGTGTCGGAACTGACCGCGCGCGTGAACGACGACGGATGGGAGACTGTCTTCGAGCAGTGGCTTCGCACAAGCCGCTTGCGACCGAACGATCTGCTGCTGGTCTTTTCAGTCGGCGGCGGCGACTCAGAGCACAACGTGAGTCCCAATCTTGTGCGCGCGCTCGCCTACGCGAAACAGGTTGGGACTCGCATTATCGGCGTGGTTGGACGGCGAGGCGGCTACACCGCGCAGGTGGCCGACGCGTGTGTGATCGTCCCCACGGTTAATCCCGAGCACGTGACGCCTCACACCGAGACGTTCCACGCCGTCGTCTGGCATCTCATGGTTGCGCACCCGGCTCTTCAGAGCGCGAAAAACAAATGGGAATCGCTTCTGTGA